CCTGAGTCGCCGCCCGCCCGGCATCCATCACGATGAATGCGCTCTGTGTGGCATCATCACTGACAATGGCATCCTCTTTATTGACGAAAAAAGCCGCCGCCGCAGGTTGAGCGATCGGCAGCCGGGAGACGGTACCCGATGACGGGATAACCCACAGGCCGGAACCCCCGTCGTCCGTCACTGTTTTCATCAGAACGACGGCTCCATCGTCGCTGATCGAAATCGCGGTCGGCTGTCCCGCAACTTGGGACGCGTCGAGAGAGGCGGTCACTGCCGGCGCCGACGGCAGGCCCTGAATGACCTGCACGGTTCGGGACCCGCCGTTATAAATGCCCGCCGCCTTTCCACCAGGGCTGATGGCCAGCAACGCCGGCGCGGCCTGCGCGCCGTCGACTGCAACAACCGACAGGTTGGCCAGGTTTACAAGGACGACGCTCGCGTCGCTATTGCTAACGGCGAGCGCATAATCCTGTTTGGGAGCGATAACGGCCCCATGAATCGCGCTGTTGAGTTGAATCGGAGCCGCCAGGACCGAAGCACCGGGAATTCCGGCGATCGGAAAGATCGAGGCGCCGGCTTCGTCCGGCAGAAATCCGACCAGCGGGCCGTTTATGGACGACGTTTGGGCCCGAACCTCGACGTTTCCGACGGCCAGACCAAGACAAATTAGAATAGGCAAAAAACGCATACGTTCCTTCGTGCAGTTATTTGGGCGCGCCTACTGCGGTTCCTCCAAAAGTGATGGTGGTACCGCTCGATGAGCTCGACGAGCTCCCGCTGTTGCTGTGGGCGGCAACTGCAGCAGCCGCCGCGGCCCCCGCGATAGCGAAGATCAGGATCAGCTTCTTGTGTCCTCCACCCTTCGCCACATTCGTTTGCAAGATGCTGGCTGTCGCCATTTGCCCCTGAAATTCCACCTTGACCACGACCTGGTACGGTCCATCCGACGCATTCGGGTGAAATGGACCGGCATTGGCAATCCCATCGGGACCTGTCACCAGACGCACGCTGCGTGAATCGTTCGCGAATTCTCCGCTCGGTCCGCCTTCGGGGGCCGTAAACGTGACCGCAGCGCCGCCTACTGGCCGGGCATTGGCATCCTGAATTCGTACGACCATAGGCCGCGCCGGAATCTGTTCGGTAACATTCCTGGCGCCTTCGCCCTCGACAACAACAATGTGCAGGCCTTGCTGCGCGGGCAGCGGCTGGCCCCAGGCCGAATGCAATACGAGCAGATGGCAAAGCGCCACGAGCGGCCATTGCTGCAGTCGTTTGCGCATTCCTTTTCTCATTTGCGGACCTAAGCCTCCTCACAAGCGGACCGATCATTATCCATGGTTTTACCGGCTCCGCCCGGGAAAAATATGGCTTGACAGATGAGCATGCGAATGAAAAATGGAGGACGGTTCTAGTAAGCCTGACGTCCCTGCAACATCCATAAACATGGGACCGTAGTGGCGGTAGCTCATCTGCCGCCTTTTTGCCTGCCGTTTCTCCGCCCGGAGCTGTTACTGATGAAAATTGGACTAACGACCTCTCAAGATTTTCTTGCATTGCTGGTACGGCGCCGGTGGTGGGTTATCGCTCCATTCATTGCGCTTTCCTTGACGGCCGCCGTGCTCACGCACTTTCTGCCGAAGAGTTATGTTTCGGAAACGTTGATTCTGATCCGGCCCCGCGACGTTCCTAAAGACTTCGTGAAGGACTTGATTTCCGGCACTCCACAGGAGCGTCTGAAAGCCATCGAACAAACGGTTTTGAGCAGGACAAATCTGATTCAGATTTTTCGGGAATTCGGCGACAGCCTTCCGGAGCTCTCGAGGCTGAATATGGACGAACGAGTGGTGAAGCTTCGGAATCAGATCAACATCGATTTCACGCTCGAAAAGAGCAATGGCGTCGAACTGCCCTTGACGTATTTTCGCATTTCTTACCGGAACGCGAATCCGGAGCTGGCTCAGAAGATCGCAAGCAAGCTGACCACTCTCTTTATCGAGCAAGACAATCAGGTCCGGCAGGACCAGGTTTTTGGTACGACCGAGTTTTTCACAGCCGAGCTGGAAAAAGTAACCCAGCAGTTGAATGATTCCGAAGCGAAGCTGAAGGATTTCAAAGCCTCGCGCCAATTCGAGCTCCCGGATCAACGGGAGGTGAATCTCAGAGGACTGGATCGCCTCGCTCTCGAAAAAAATGCCAACGCGGAGGCCCTCGATCGCGAACTGACGATTCGCTTAAACCTGGAGCGCGAAACCTCCGAGACACCGGCAATATTGCCGAAGCCGGCTCCGGTGGCGGTGACTCCTTCCGGGGTTCCAGTATCCGTTGAAGTTAATGCTCAATTCTCAGAGTATCGTAAGGCCGAACAGGAATACGCGGACCTGTCGTCCAAATACACTCCGAAACATCCGGAGGTTCTGGCCGCAAAAGCGCGGTTGGATCGGATAAAAGATAAACTGCCACCGGCGCTGCTCGCGGCGGCATCCGGTCAGCCCCCAACGGAAGCGACAGCGCCTTCCAGCCCGACACCGGCCCCAAGCCAGAGTGCTGGCGACCCGAACCCTGCCTACCTGAGATTGCAGTCGCAGCTGGAACAAGTGAAGACGGAGTTGGAAATCCGGCAGAAAGAAAAGGCTTTTATCGAGTCGGAAATCGGGAAATATAGCAAGCGCGTCGAAGACACTCCCAAGACCGAGCAGGATATTTCTGAGGTCGAGCGCCAGACGAACGATCTAAAAAGAGACTACGAGGATCTGAAGGGCAAGCTGGCTCAGGCGAAACTATCCGAGAGTCTCGAGAGCAAACAGAAGGGCTCTCAGTTCATCATTGTCGATCCGGCCAATTATCCGTTGGATCCGGATAAACCCAACAAGACGGCCGTCTTTCTCGCCGCCTGTGTGTTCAGTTTGCTGGCCTCGATGGCATTCGCCGCGGGCATCGATATCGCCCGGCAGAAAGTATGGACGCACTCCCAGATCGAAGCGTTGTGGGGATTGCCGGTTTTAGTCGAAATCCCCGAAATTTTGACGGATTCCGATTTGGCGGCAGTGCGTGTTCGGAATTTCAAGGCCCTTGTTGCCTCGATGGCCGGTGTTCTGGTTTACGGCGCCTGTCTTTATGGCGTTTTTCTCAAGCACAATTTCATCCTGAGGCAACTGGACCCTTTGCTTCAGAAACTCATTTACAAACAATAGTGCAGCACAAACGGGTTTTAGACGAAATTCGCCGGCTTCACGAAGAGCGGCGCACGGGCATGCTCGTTCTGGCCGGAAGTACGGGCGAGCGCGTCGAGCTTTTCTTCCGCGAGGGTTTGATCGAAGCGGCGTCATCGAATCTGGAGTCACGCCGCATCGGCGATTATCTGGTCAAAGACGGATCGCTCCAGCCTGATGACACAGATGCAATCCAGTCTGAGGCAGAACGCCGGAAAATCGGCTTCGCGGAGGCTGCCGTTGAGAAAAAGCTTCTGGATCGATCCGACGTTGGAGCGGCCGCCCGTGCTCAGGCGGTGGACCTGGTCGAACATGTTTTGACGAGCACGTTTGAAGTCGAGTCGTTTGCCGGCTCGTTACGCTCTTACTACGTTCCCGCGAAGCTCAGCTTTTCCCATGTCCAGCTCGAAATGTGCCGGAATAATTCGAGACCGGTGGAGCTGGAGGATGATGTACGCCTTACATTGGCAACCGGCGCTGATCTTTCGGGTTTTTCCTGGTTTCCCCAGGAACTGTCGATTCTCAACGAGCTCCGATGTGCTAGTACAGTGGATGAGTTGTCCGGCAGGACAGGCATTTCGGAAATAAACGTGAAGAAGATCCTGGGTGTTCTCGACAGCTTAGGCGTGCTGAGCGAGGCGGATGACGTCGAAGACTCTCCCGAACATACGGAACTGGTTGCCGCTTCCGGCTTTAATTTCGAAGCCTTGATTCCCGTCGTTACGGATGCCGTTCTGAACGAAAAACTGGAAGTCGCGAGAAACGAAGGGTCGTTTACGAGCGAACAGTTTAAGAATTTGAAGATTCGGATCCGGCAGGCGAATTCGGAAAGACCGATCCAGGTGATCACCGTCTCCAGCCCCGATGCCCAGGATGGCAAGTCTCTGATTAGCGCGAATCTGGCGTTTTCGTTCGCGCTCGATCCCGGCCGGCGTGTCGCCGTCGTGGATTGCGATTTGAGAAATCCCGCATTGGACAAGTATCTGGGCGTCCCGACCGAGCCCGGCCTTTTGCAATATCTCGGAAACGGTCATCTGAGTCCCTACTGCTATGTTCGCCGTCTGGAGAATCTCTATTTCCTGACTGCCGGTGGCCTGGCCCCGAATCCGATCGAGGCCCTGTCCATGAAGAAGATGAAGCAGTTGGTGGAGCAGCTGCGCAAAGACTTTGACACGGTTATCCTGGACGCGCCGCCGTATTCACCGATTTCCGACGCGCGGATTGTGAGTGCTTTGAGTGATGCGGTTCTGCTCGTCGTGCGCCGGGGTAAGACTTCTTACAGCAGCATCGATCACGCCTTTGCAGCGGCGGACCGGAATAAATTGCTGGGTGTGGTTTTTAATGACGTAAAGCCGATGCTTTTCCACACCAACCATCAATTTGGCTACTACTACGGCGAGGACAAGAGCGGCGAGGCCAAGATTACGAAAGTCCGCAGCACCCGCAGGAGTTATCTCGAACCCTGAAGTAAGGACACTTCAACCTTAAGGTGAATGCAATGAAGCAAACAACTCCAATTCCCCTTGCCGCTGAACCTCTTTTCCGGCGTCTGCTTTCCCTCGAGCGCCGCAGATGCGAGCGTTCCGAAGGCCGCTTTGGCCTGCTCCTCGTGGACCTGGAATCGGTTCGCGCCTCTGCGGCCGCCCCGGATCTTGAGCGCGTCGCCTCAGCTATCGCCGCTGCCATGCGCGAAACCGATATTACGGGCTGGTACGAAGAAGGTTCCACGATCGGCGTTATCCTCACCGAACTCAACGAAACCAAGCGGGAAACCCTCGAGGCCGTGGTTGTCGAGCGCACGAAGTGTCTGGTGGTCGATCACCTCGGGGAAATGCAGGGACACCGTGTTCGGATCTCCTGTCATCTCTTTCCGGATGACGATGTTGCAAATCACATTTTTTATTCGGAAGAGAACCAATCCCGTACCGGAACGACGCATTCCATGTTTCTGAAACGCGCAATCGACGTCGCAGGAAGTCTTGCCGCTCTCATTCTTTTGTCGCCCCTGTTCGTTGTGATCGCGGCGTTGATCAAACTCACTTCCGAGGGTCCGATTTTTTTCCGGCAAAAGCGGATTGGGCAGTTTGGCGGGAAATTCATTTTTCTCAAGTTTCGCTCCATGATTGTGAATAATAATCCGGAAATTCATCGGCAATACGTTCAGAATCTCATCACCAAGAAAGTGGATCCATCGGCCGGCGCCTTTAAGATCAAAAACGATCCACGCGTGACTCGAATCGGCAGATTTTTGCGCAAGAGCAGTCTTGATGAGCTTCCCCAATTTTTGAATGTCCTTTGCGGTGAAATGTCATTGGTCGGCCCCCGCCCGCCCATTCCCTATGAATTTGAAAATTATTTGCTATGGCATCGGCGGCGGGTCCTTGAGGTGAAGCCTGGCATTACCGGCGAGTGGCAGGTCTTCGGCCGCAGCCGCACGACGTTTGATGAGATGGTGCGGATGGACCTTCGATACATACAGAATCGCTCGATCTGGTTGGATTTGAAGATACTTTTCAAAACGCCATTGGCCGTGATCAGCGGTGACGGCGCCTATTAACAAAAGCAATACTTCGAGGATGGCTTGTGAATAACAAAAACTCTTCCACATTGAAAATCGGTGTTATCGGCTACGGCTACTGGGGACCGAATATCGTCCGCAATTTTTACAATGCGTCGGGCGCGACCGTCACCTGCGTCTGTGATTTGAGCCCGAAGTCTTTACAACGGGTGCGGCAGAACTATCCAGCGATGGAGGTGACAACCAATCCCGATGACATCCTGCTGAGCGCCGAAATCGACGCCGTGGCCATTGTGACTCCTATATCGCATCATTTCCCGCTTGCAAAGAGAGCGCTCGAGAATGGGAAACACATCTTTGTCGAGAAACCGTTCACTGCGAACACCGCTGAAGCCGCGGAATTGATCGAACTTGCCGAACGCAAGAATTTGCGCGTCATGGTGGACCACACGTTCCTGTTCAACGGTGCTGTTCGTAAGATTCGCGAGGTCATGGACAGCGGTCTTCTGGGCAACCTTTACTATTACGATTCGACACGCGTGAATCTCGGGTTGTTCCAGCACGACGCGAATGTCGTCTGGGATCTCGCTCCGCATGATCTGTCCATCATCGACCACCTGATTCCCGGCGGGCCGGAGGCGATCGTTGCGACGGGCGAAAAGCACGTCAATGGTGTCGAGGATATGGCTTTCGTCACGATGTATTTCCCCGACAAGGTCATCGCCCACCTCAACGTCAACTGGTTATCCCCAGTCAAAGTCCGGACCACGCTTATCGGCGGCGAGAAGAAAATGCTTGTCTGGAATGACCTCGAGGCCGACGAAAAGATCAAGATCTATGACAAGGGTGTCGAGCGCACGACATCGAATGGAGCCTACGATCTCCGTGTAAGTTACCGGGCGGGTGATCTGTGGGTTCCGCGCCTCGAGCAGGTCGAAGCGTTGACATACGAAACACAATACTTTGTGGATTGCGTTCTGAATGGCGAGAACCCATTTAATGACGGTAATGCGGGTCTGCGCGTCGTTCAGATGCTCGAAGCCATCGATGAATCGATGTCTCAAAAGGGCAAGATGGTGTACTGCAGCACGCCTGCAAAGCAGATGGCATCGGAAATTGCACATTGAGGTTGGGGTTCATCGCTCGTAGAGAGTGTTGGGTTCTGACACTGAGAGCAAAAGCGTTGGCTGTCGTCCTGGCCATTGGATTGGGAGCGACCACAATCTACGGCGCCTACCCATTCCTTGCAATCAATGATCCCAGATTACACGATTACCTCATTCTTGAAGGTTGGACGATTTCCAGCAGGAGTGTGTTGCGGCAAACGGCAGCGGCGTATCGCAATGGACACTATCGGGGCCTCTTGATCGCGGAAGAAGTATATGGTGACCAGGAGTTGGATCGGTATTGGTATCCGCAGAGCCATGATGTTGTGGACACTCTCGCCAAATACGGAGTTCCGTGCGACGCTGTAACAATAATCGCTTATCCAGCCGTGGAGCGCGACAGAACTTACCGTGCCGCAACCGCAGCTAAGGAGTGGTTCATCCGAAATAAGGTACCGATTCAGTCCGCGGACGTCGCCACAATTGGTCCGCATGCACGCCGCTCACGCCTGTTGTTCCAACAGGCATTCGGAAGTGTGGGAAAAATCGGAGTTATCGCTTTAACGGACGAACTATACGATCCAACACATTGGTGGGCAACCAGCGAGGGCTTCCGCGAGGTTCAGGGCGAGGCTGTCGCCTACCTCTATGCTCGCTTCTATCTTCTATGGCGGTAATGACCTTATCCTCGTCCGTACGCTGCTCCCGCGTTCTTGACCATTATTATCGCTGTGCGCCCGTTCTTCCGAACTTCCAGACGAGCGAGGTGTTGCAAGAGCCGAAGGGCTTTTTCCGTTTTGGGGATGTTGTTTGTTATGGACAGACTGTAGATGGGGCCGTTGCTTCATCTGCAAACGGAGAACTCGTCAGCCACCGGGGCGCACTTCAACAACGGAGCTCATCTATAGTCCTGCCCTTCGATATCGATGAAGTGGCCGACAATTTGAGAAATGAACGTTATCAAGGTTTTTCGGGCTGGCAAGCGAGGATTCAAAGATCGTTGATTCGGGATATCTACTATGCCATCCGTCCCGCGCTGCCCGTGTCACTCCGAAAGTACTTACAAAAGATCTATCTAGGAGACTGGCGCAGGATTGCCTTCCCAAAGTGGCCCATCGATGACAGCGTCGATCGATTGTTCCACAAAGTGCTTGCGCTTGGCATGCAGTCGTCAGGGATCGACCGGCTGCCATTCATCTGGTTCTGGCCTCACGGACATCAGTCTTGCGCCATCCTGACGCACGACGTTGAGACTGCTGCCGGCAGGGACTTTTGTGCCACGCTGATGGATCTGGATGACAGTTATTCCATTAAAGCGTCCTTTCAAATCGTGCCTCAGAAGAGGTATGCGGTTCCCCTCTCGTATCTTCAGTTGATCCGGGACCGCGGATTTGAAGTAAACGTCCAGGGGCTGGACCACGATGGAAATCTTTT
This region of Terriglobia bacterium genomic DNA includes:
- a CDS encoding Gfo/Idh/MocA family oxidoreductase, whose translation is MNNKNSSTLKIGVIGYGYWGPNIVRNFYNASGATVTCVCDLSPKSLQRVRQNYPAMEVTTNPDDILLSAEIDAVAIVTPISHHFPLAKRALENGKHIFVEKPFTANTAEAAELIELAERKNLRVMVDHTFLFNGAVRKIREVMDSGLLGNLYYYDSTRVNLGLFQHDANVVWDLAPHDLSIIDHLIPGGPEAIVATGEKHVNGVEDMAFVTMYFPDKVIAHLNVNWLSPVKVRTTLIGGEKKMLVWNDLEADEKIKIYDKGVERTTSNGAYDLRVSYRAGDLWVPRLEQVEALTYETQYFVDCVLNGENPFNDGNAGLRVVQMLEAIDESMSQKGKMVYCSTPAKQMASEIAH
- a CDS encoding sugar transferase, which codes for MKQTTPIPLAAEPLFRRLLSLERRRCERSEGRFGLLLVDLESVRASAAAPDLERVASAIAAAMRETDITGWYEEGSTIGVILTELNETKRETLEAVVVERTKCLVVDHLGEMQGHRVRISCHLFPDDDVANHIFYSEENQSRTGTTHSMFLKRAIDVAGSLAALILLSPLFVVIAALIKLTSEGPIFFRQKRIGQFGGKFIFLKFRSMIVNNNPEIHRQYVQNLITKKVDPSAGAFKIKNDPRVTRIGRFLRKSSLDELPQFLNVLCGEMSLVGPRPPIPYEFENYLLWHRRRVLEVKPGITGEWQVFGRSRTTFDEMVRMDLRYIQNRSIWLDLKILFKTPLAVISGDGAY
- a CDS encoding CpsD/CapB family tyrosine-protein kinase, which produces MQHKRVLDEIRRLHEERRTGMLVLAGSTGERVELFFREGLIEAASSNLESRRIGDYLVKDGSLQPDDTDAIQSEAERRKIGFAEAAVEKKLLDRSDVGAAARAQAVDLVEHVLTSTFEVESFAGSLRSYYVPAKLSFSHVQLEMCRNNSRPVELEDDVRLTLATGADLSGFSWFPQELSILNELRCASTVDELSGRTGISEINVKKILGVLDSLGVLSEADDVEDSPEHTELVAASGFNFEALIPVVTDAVLNEKLEVARNEGSFTSEQFKNLKIRIRQANSERPIQVITVSSPDAQDGKSLISANLAFSFALDPGRRVAVVDCDLRNPALDKYLGVPTEPGLLQYLGNGHLSPYCYVRRLENLYFLTAGGLAPNPIEALSMKKMKQLVEQLRKDFDTVILDAPPYSPISDARIVSALSDAVLLVVRRGKTSYSSIDHAFAAADRNKLLGVVFNDVKPMLFHTNHQFGYYYGEDKSGEAKITKVRSTRRSYLEP